The proteins below are encoded in one region of Indicator indicator isolate 239-I01 chromosome 34, UM_Iind_1.1, whole genome shotgun sequence:
- the FXYD2 gene encoding sodium/potassium-transporting ATPase subunit gamma, translated as MPSCCVCATLCAPALVLCSLTRLTHALSASREQAPGQGLDRFSYDYETIRNGGLIFAFVAFVVGLLIILSQRFRCGGKKRRQGTNEDL; from the exons ATGCCaagctgctgtgtctgtgccACCCTCTGTGCTCCAGCACTGGTTCTCTGCTCACTAACCCGACTCACCCACGCCCTCTCTGCCTCCCGTG agcaagcaccagggcagggcttggACAGGTTCAGCTACG actaTGAGACCATCCGCAACGGGGGCCTGATCTTCGCCTTTGTGGCTTTTGTGGTCGGGCTCCTCATCATCCTCA GCCAGCGGTTCCGCTGtggagggaagaagaggag ACAGGGCACCAATGAGGACCTGTAG
- the FXYD6 gene encoding FXYD domain-containing ion transport regulator 6 isoform X2 produces MEAALIFLCSLMVPAALADVATQEKEEEDPFNYDYQSLRIGGLVFAVILFTVGILLILSRRCRCSFNQKPRAPGDEEAQAENLITSNATGAQKAEN; encoded by the exons ATGGAGGCAGCACTCATCTTCCTGTGCTCCctgatggtgccagcagccctggcagacG TGGCCAcccaggagaaggaggaggaggacccCTTTAACTATG ATTATCAGAGCCTGAGGATTGGGGGCTTGGTTTTTGCCGTGATCCTGTTCACCGTTGGCATTCTGCTCATACTCA gcaggaggtgcaggTGCAGTTTCAACCAGAAGCCCAG agctccaggggaTGAGGAGGCTCAAGCTGAGAACCTGATCACCTCTAACG CGACAGGggcacagaaagcagagaactgA
- the FXYD6 gene encoding FXYD domain-containing ion transport regulator 6 isoform X1, with protein MAPAMSLGCAAMEAALIFLCSLMVPAALADVATQEKEEEDPFNYDYQSLRIGGLVFAVILFTVGILLILSRRCRCSFNQKPRAPGDEEAQAENLITSNATGAQKAEN; from the exons aTGGCTCCTGCCATGTCCCTGGGCTGTG cagccATGGAGGCAGCACTCATCTTCCTGTGCTCCctgatggtgccagcagccctggcagacG TGGCCAcccaggagaaggaggaggaggacccCTTTAACTATG ATTATCAGAGCCTGAGGATTGGGGGCTTGGTTTTTGCCGTGATCCTGTTCACCGTTGGCATTCTGCTCATACTCA gcaggaggtgcaggTGCAGTTTCAACCAGAAGCCCAG agctccaggggaTGAGGAGGCTCAAGCTGAGAACCTGATCACCTCTAACG CGACAGGggcacagaaagcagagaactgA